A stretch of DNA from Lotus japonicus ecotype B-129 chromosome 4, LjGifu_v1.2:
AAACTTACTACGATAAGCAAATCAACTAGCATAGCTAAGAATACAAAGAACTGTACATCTTTTCACCTTGCATGTGTCCTTCAATGACAATGAGTACTTAGTCATATTTCACTCCAAGATTACTACTAGTTTGGGACATCAAAAATTTCAAGTACTCAATAGCTCCATCAATGACTGAAAGTGgttcttttcctttttcaccAGGAATTAAATTCTCAAGAGCTCGCAATGATTCACGGATCTTTAACTTTTTCGACTTGATACCATCCACCATTGAACTATCTACCTTAGTTTTCTCAACAGAATGTCCCCAGCCACTAGAATTCTTTGATTCAGCATCACTAACACACTCAGAGGTTTCATTTAGTCTTACCAAACTAGCATTGTCCACAAGTGCGGACGATCCGTTGTAGCCATCATCAATCAATTTCAGTCTTTTGTTAGGACAATCAGAAGATTCAGAACTAGCAACCTTATCTTTTGCATCTCCATATTGTTCTTGCATCACATAAGTCCTTTTGGTTGCCAGAGGGGAACGGTCTGTACTTgttacctcatcatcatcatctccatCGAAGTCATCATCAGAATAAAGCAATGCATTGATTTCTTCTGTGTCTTCATGATATTCACTTTCTTCAATAACTATATGATCCTTAACAGACTCTTCTGGTAAACTGTAACCAGCGACATATTTTTGGCCCATATTACTTGCCTGTCTCTCCCCATTTACATTACGACTTTGAGCAAATTTAGTAGCGGTAACAATTGGACTCTGGACAGGAGGGAGAACTGGACCATAAAACATCCTTGTCTTATTACCAGAATGGTCAAAGATCAGTAACTTCTGCTGCAAGGATGTAGGATTTACATTTTGAAATGCTCCTACAGTATGTGTTTCTTTGAAACCTGTTTCGACACTGGGGTAGTGAAGGAACCCTTTCGCTTCATTTGTAAGCTCAGACTTCAGACTTGGGATAGCAGGAGCTGCAAGTCTGGGAAGTGTACCGACCGTGGGAAAATTGCAAGTGCTAGAATTTAGATATGCTGGAACACCAAGTAAGGTAGGGTTCGGCAGCACACTTGAGAAATTCGAATAAGGTGATTGCCAAGCCACATGATGTGGACGAGGCAAAGACCTGCCAGCCTTAACCATTCAATAAAACTGACCTACAGAACAGTGGAACCACATAGTTAATATGAGACCCTTTCGTGCATGATTGGAAACACGTTAAAAAACCACAGTGAAGTCAAAATCATGGTAAACAGAGAAGCAACTTCCCTAGCTTTAGCTTCTGTCAACCATGACTTTGGCTACACTGTGGTTTTCAAACTAATTTACAAACATGCACTTCAGGAAAAGAGGAACAATTTTTGAAAAAGTGCATTTAAAAATATGTACCAGTAGATGCTATGGTGCTCTTATGAGATCTTTGGTAACTTACTGCTTCTCTCAGGAAAAGAGGAATGAAAAGGAAAACTAAAAACTCCAACTTAGTATGAAAGAACTGTGAATCAATCTACGTGACAGGCTTAAGCAATTGACGGAAGTACTCAGCCTGCGAAGAATCAGAAGATAGCATCCATTCAATCGTTGAGCTCGTAAAACTTTACAATAACTAATAACATTAGCTATAGTGTTTAATGGTCTTGTGTATGTTTTATGCATAATACAGACACTGAAGGAAAATTTCCATCAATCAACTAGTTTCATAATCATGGATCTAGTTATAGAAAAGAAATGCAATTGGAAAATACAGACAATCAATAACATGTTACTAACCTGACAAGAGTGCAAGGGTTGAAAGCATGCTATCACTT
This window harbors:
- the LOC130716249 gene encoding transcription factor bHLH143-like encodes the protein MVKAGRSLPRPHHVAWQSPYSNFSSVLPNPTLLGVPAYLNSSTCNFPTVGTLPRLAAPAIPSLKSELTNEAKGFLHYPSVETGFKETHTVGAFQNVNPTSLQQKLLIFDHSGNKTRMFYGPVLPPVQSPIVTATKFAQSRNVNGERQASNMGQKYVAGYSLPEESVKDHIVIEESEYHEDTEEINALLYSDDDFDGDDDDEVTSTDRSPLATKRTYVMQEQYGDAKDKVASSESSDCPNKRLKLIDDGYNGSSALVDNASLVRLNETSECVSDAESKNSSGWGHSVEKTKVDSSMVDGIKSKKLKIRESLRALENLIPGEKGKEPLSVIDGAIEYLKFLMSQTSSNLGVKYD